The Chryseobacterium aureum genome contains a region encoding:
- a CDS encoding DUF1599 domain-containing protein, whose protein sequence is MLKTSVQFGKVISQCRDLFGKKLQDYGAAWRVLRPSSITDQIYIKVNRIRTLQMTDTKMVDESEEDEFIAIVNYSIIGLIQLEKGLSNDFNENKEEILGLYDQYANEAKALMERKNHDYGEAWRDMRISSITDLIYQKVLRTKQIEDNQGKTIVSEGLDANYFDMLNYAVFCLIKFSEKENQFEPKNI, encoded by the coding sequence ATGCTAAAAACATCAGTACAGTTCGGGAAAGTTATCAGTCAGTGCCGTGATCTTTTCGGTAAAAAATTACAGGATTATGGTGCAGCATGGAGGGTTTTACGGCCAAGCTCCATTACGGATCAGATTTATATTAAAGTGAACAGGATCCGTACGCTGCAAATGACTGATACAAAGATGGTGGATGAGAGTGAGGAAGATGAATTTATCGCCATTGTGAACTATTCTATCATTGGCCTTATCCAGCTGGAGAAAGGTCTTTCCAATGACTTTAATGAAAATAAAGAGGAAATTTTAGGTCTGTATGATCAATATGCCAATGAAGCGAAAGCTTTAATGGAGAGAAAAAACCATGATTACGGTGAAGCATGGAGAGATATGAGAATTTCTTCGATTACTGACCTGATTTATCAGAAAGTTTTAAGAACTAAACAGATAGAGGACAACCAGGGAAAAACGATCGTTTCGGAAGGGCTTGATGCCAATTATTTCGATATGCTGAATTACGCGGTTTTTTGTTTGATCAAGTTCTCAGAAAAAGAAAATCAATTCGAACCCAAAAATATTTAA
- a CDS encoding BT_3928 family protein has translation MLKGLLRFIIAVIFILSGFVKAVDLVGFSFKMEEYFAPPVFNMPFLEKFALLFSIIVVVLELFLGFMLLLKLKLKFTLSVLIALCIFFGFLTFYSAYFNVVTDCGCFGDAIKFTPWQSFFKDVALLVGLIILFVLYRKDFRKKDDYGIAQKEASATFKYILLAVFSLGMIYVMAQGIMHEPIIDFRDYKIGTDIRAEKGKIEKNPSEYKTFYSLKNEKTGAVIKLNQDDYIKKTEYWAEGSPWKIEEGKNESVITKEGYKSEIVKFKIEDPTGMEITNEIINAPKAVLVFSYHPKDVPADLLQKVEAKVNTQKGALIYGISTYPNTFKTIKNAMMDATAIKTIARSNPFVLILEKGKIIDKQPAKDYIN, from the coding sequence ATGCTCAAAGGTTTATTACGCTTTATTATTGCTGTTATTTTTATCCTTTCAGGCTTTGTAAAAGCTGTGGATCTGGTAGGTTTTTCTTTCAAAATGGAAGAATATTTTGCTCCTCCGGTCTTCAATATGCCATTTTTAGAAAAGTTTGCCCTGCTGTTTTCCATTATTGTAGTGGTACTGGAACTTTTCTTAGGATTCATGCTGCTGCTTAAATTAAAGCTTAAATTTACCTTATCCGTATTAATTGCACTTTGCATTTTCTTTGGATTCCTTACCTTCTATTCTGCTTATTTCAATGTGGTAACCGACTGCGGATGTTTTGGAGATGCCATCAAATTTACGCCTTGGCAGAGCTTCTTTAAAGACGTTGCCCTTCTGGTAGGACTCATTATCCTTTTTGTTCTGTACAGAAAAGATTTTCGTAAAAAAGACGACTACGGGATTGCTCAGAAGGAGGCTTCCGCCACATTTAAATATATCCTTTTAGCAGTCTTTTCTTTAGGAATGATCTATGTAATGGCTCAGGGAATTATGCATGAGCCCATCATTGATTTCCGTGATTATAAAATAGGAACTGATATCAGGGCAGAAAAGGGAAAAATTGAAAAAAATCCTTCCGAATACAAGACTTTCTATTCTCTTAAAAACGAGAAAACAGGAGCTGTTATAAAACTGAACCAGGATGATTACATCAAAAAAACAGAATACTGGGCAGAAGGTTCTCCATGGAAAATTGAAGAGGGAAAAAATGAATCTGTGATTACCAAAGAAGGCTATAAATCTGAAATTGTGAAATTTAAGATTGAAGATCCTACCGGAATGGAGATTACGAATGAGATTATCAACGCTCCAAAAGCGGTTCTGGTATTCTCCTATCATCCGAAAGATGTTCCTGCTGATCTTCTTCAGAAAGTGGAAGCGAAGGTAAATACCCAGAAAGGCGCTCTTATCTACGGAATTTCCACCTATCCGAATACATTTAAAACTATTAAAAATGCAATGATGGATGCCACTGCTATTAAAACCATCGCCAGAAGCAATCCGTTTGTGCTGATCCTTGAAAAGGGAAAAATTATAGACAAACAGCCTGCAAAAGACTACATTAATTAA
- the tsaE gene encoding tRNA (adenosine(37)-N6)-threonylcarbamoyltransferase complex ATPase subunit type 1 TsaE: MNYTIHTIEDWQEVVNSIIPQLKHNIFLLKGNLGAGKTTFTQFLLKNMGSRDEVNSPTYSIVNEYTTEKGKVYHFDLYRLKNIEEVYDIGIEEYLDNAFLCIIEWPEVYEEELYGLKYHTMSIVNTGENREISFD, encoded by the coding sequence ATGAATTATACAATCCATACAATCGAAGACTGGCAGGAAGTTGTAAACAGCATCATTCCTCAGCTAAAACATAATATTTTTTTATTAAAAGGAAATCTGGGAGCAGGTAAAACTACATTCACCCAATTTCTGCTTAAAAATATGGGGAGCAGGGATGAAGTGAATTCCCCTACTTACTCCATTGTCAATGAATATACCACTGAAAAAGGAAAAGTTTACCATTTTGATCTTTACCGCCTAAAAAACATTGAAGAAGTTTATGATATCGGTATTGAAGAATACCTGGACAATGCTTTTTTATGCATTATTGAGTGGCCGGAAGTCTATGAGGAGGAGCTTTACGGGCTTAAGTACCACACAATGAGTATTGTGAACACGGGTGAAAACAGAGAAATTTCATTCGATTAA
- the tpiA gene encoding triose-phosphate isomerase, whose product MRRKIVAGNWKMNKNVIDAQQLMIQLLSYKNNNASNCEVWIAPPSLYLMMAKDIFEKDEIGVFSQDMSEHESGAYTGEISADMLESIDATGSLIGHSERRQYHGETDAHCNRKIKLALDKGLIPVYCNGETLEQRKAGQHLEVVKNQTEAALFTLSAEEIKKVVIAYEPVWAIGTGETASPEQAQEIHAHIRNIIAAKYGQEVADEVSILYGGSVKPDNAKEIFSQPDIDGGLIGGAALKLEDFSKIIEAFNS is encoded by the coding sequence ATGAGAAGAAAAATAGTTGCAGGAAACTGGAAAATGAACAAAAATGTAATTGATGCACAACAATTGATGATTCAGTTACTAAGCTATAAAAATAATAATGCTTCCAATTGTGAGGTTTGGATTGCTCCTCCGTCATTATACTTAATGATGGCAAAAGACATCTTTGAAAAAGATGAAATTGGAGTATTTTCCCAAGATATGAGTGAGCATGAAAGCGGTGCTTACACAGGTGAAATTTCCGCAGATATGCTGGAATCTATTGATGCAACAGGTTCACTAATCGGGCATTCTGAAAGAAGACAATACCACGGCGAAACTGATGCTCACTGTAACAGAAAGATCAAATTAGCGCTTGATAAAGGGCTTATTCCTGTTTACTGTAATGGAGAAACTCTTGAGCAAAGAAAAGCAGGACAGCATCTTGAGGTGGTAAAAAATCAGACTGAAGCAGCTCTTTTCACGCTTTCTGCTGAAGAGATTAAAAAAGTAGTGATTGCTTACGAACCGGTTTGGGCTATTGGAACAGGAGAAACGGCAAGCCCGGAGCAGGCTCAGGAAATCCATGCCCACATCAGAAACATTATTGCGGCAAAATACGGACAGGAAGTTGCTGACGAAGTTTCTATCCTTTACGGAGGTTCTGTAAAACCGGATAATGCTAAAGAAATTTTCTCTCAGCCGGATATCGACGGAGGGCTTATCGGTGGGGCTGCTTTGAAATTAGAGGATTTCTCTAAAATTATCGAAGCTTTTAATTCATAA
- the ilvE gene encoding branched-chain-amino-acid transaminase codes for MYYNDDTTIYFDGKFMKAKDAGTDLYGQSLHYGYSVFEGIKSYSTDQGTKVFKAKEHYERLKRSAELMHIPFDYSVEQLTDLTYELLERNGFTDAYIRPLVTCSPNMSLSKGQKSYLSLLAWEWNNGYLADKMKIMTSPFQRPNPKAFKVEAKVGGHYVNSILACQDAKDKGYDEALVLDESGNVAESSGANVFYEKDGVLYTPAKGSILPGITRQTVFEICEKLDIPVKETFFKPEEMRGADAGFFCGTAAEIVALDSLDDVPFTGNWEETASGRVQQAYLKLVRVLSL; via the coding sequence ATGTATTACAACGACGACACTACCATCTACTTTGACGGAAAATTTATGAAAGCGAAAGATGCCGGAACCGATCTTTATGGGCAATCACTTCACTATGGATACTCTGTTTTTGAAGGAATTAAATCCTACAGCACAGATCAGGGAACCAAGGTCTTCAAAGCAAAAGAACACTACGAGAGGCTGAAAAGATCCGCAGAACTCATGCACATTCCCTTCGATTATTCTGTAGAACAGCTTACAGATCTCACCTATGAACTTCTGGAACGTAACGGTTTCACAGATGCTTATATCCGTCCGCTGGTTACGTGTTCACCCAATATGTCACTTTCAAAAGGACAAAAATCTTACCTGTCACTTCTTGCCTGGGAATGGAATAACGGATATCTGGCAGATAAAATGAAAATTATGACTTCCCCTTTTCAACGCCCTAATCCTAAAGCCTTCAAGGTTGAAGCCAAGGTAGGAGGACATTATGTAAACTCCATCTTAGCCTGCCAGGATGCCAAAGATAAAGGGTATGATGAGGCACTGGTTCTGGATGAAAGCGGAAATGTAGCCGAAAGTTCAGGTGCCAATGTTTTTTATGAAAAAGACGGAGTATTATATACGCCCGCCAAAGGAAGCATCCTGCCGGGAATCACAAGGCAGACCGTTTTTGAAATCTGCGAAAAGCTTGATATTCCAGTGAAGGAAACCTTTTTTAAACCGGAAGAAATGCGTGGAGCAGATGCGGGTTTTTTCTGTGGTACAGCAGCCGAAATTGTTGCCCTGGATTCTCTTGATGATGTTCCATTTACAGGAAACTGGGAAGAGACCGCTAGCGGAAGAGTACAGCAGGCCTATTTGAAATTGGTAAGAGTTCTGTCATTGTAA
- a CDS encoding esterase-like activity of phytase family protein yields the protein MKKLLWSVGVLAVLASCKSDDETAITNQDINYSKLPQEFPFTKLATINGVDVINGGFGSGAAAHPTRKGEFYVITDRGPNTDFQNGKKFLAPNFTPTIMHFKINADGNIEVIKYIKLKNPSGQPITGLPNPVGMGSTGEVAYDASGNVLGTDKYGLDSESIVAAADGTFWVSDEYGPHIVHYSADGIEMERISPIGVNTGTRKLPAVLAKRRANRGMEGLCMTPDGRTLVGTIQSMMFVPSKALATNTTLTRIVTFDIITGQTKQFLYKQDGGASDSVCDITALSNNEFLVIERDGNFGSQGGIKKVYRINLSNATDVNGADLTAVDGMKVNGKALEQCTWDEITNAGIKAVTKTLAVDLVAKLGYEHDKFEGIVYLGNNKLAVFNDDDFGVVDDGNGNPKAKVLPKTGKVDKGTMYIVDIQ from the coding sequence ATGAAAAAATTACTATGGTCTGTTGGAGTACTGGCAGTGCTGGCTTCATGCAAAAGTGATGATGAGACAGCAATAACCAATCAGGATATTAACTATTCCAAACTGCCTCAGGAATTTCCATTTACAAAACTGGCCACCATCAATGGGGTAGATGTGATAAACGGTGGATTTGGCTCCGGCGCAGCCGCCCATCCTACAAGGAAAGGGGAATTCTATGTCATTACAGACAGAGGACCTAATACAGACTTTCAGAATGGAAAAAAGTTTCTGGCCCCGAATTTTACCCCAACTATTATGCATTTTAAAATTAATGCTGACGGCAATATAGAAGTAATCAAATATATTAAGCTTAAAAATCCATCCGGACAGCCTATTACGGGTCTTCCAAACCCTGTAGGAATGGGAAGTACCGGAGAAGTTGCTTACGATGCTTCCGGAAATGTCTTGGGTACGGATAAATATGGGTTAGACAGCGAAAGTATTGTTGCGGCAGCTGACGGTACCTTTTGGGTTTCTGATGAATATGGTCCGCACATTGTACATTACAGCGCAGACGGAATAGAAATGGAAAGAATAAGCCCGATTGGTGTCAATACAGGAACAAGGAAACTACCGGCTGTTTTGGCTAAAAGAAGAGCCAACAGAGGTATGGAAGGACTTTGCATGACTCCTGATGGAAGAACACTGGTAGGGACCATACAGTCGATGATGTTTGTACCCAGCAAAGCATTGGCAACCAATACCACTTTAACAAGAATTGTCACTTTTGATATTATTACAGGGCAGACCAAACAGTTTTTATATAAACAGGACGGAGGAGCTTCTGATTCGGTATGTGATATTACCGCATTAAGCAACAATGAATTCTTAGTAATTGAAAGAGATGGTAATTTCGGTTCTCAGGGAGGGATAAAAAAAGTATATCGAATTAATCTGAGTAATGCTACTGATGTAAATGGTGCTGATCTTACGGCCGTGGATGGGATGAAAGTGAATGGAAAAGCTTTGGAACAATGTACGTGGGATGAAATTACCAATGCAGGGATAAAGGCGGTTACCAAAACATTAGCCGTAGATCTGGTGGCAAAACTGGGCTACGAACATGATAAATTTGAGGGAATTGTTTATTTAGGAAATAATAAACTGGCTGTTTTCAATGATGATGATTTTGGAGTAGTGGATGACGGAAACGGAAATCCTAAAGCGAAGGTTTTACCTAAAACAGGTAAAGTAGACAAAGGAACAATGTATATAGTCGATATTCAATAA
- the dnaG gene encoding DNA primase has product MISKQTIDKIFSTIRVEEIVGEYVQLKRAGSNYKGLSPFHEEKSPSFVVSPSKQIWKDFSTGKGGTAISFLMEIENFTYPEALRHAAKKYGIEIEEDQREISEEAKNAQTEKDLLYKIHEVANTYFQEILWDDHEGRSIGLSYFKERELKDDIIRKFQLGYSPEKKNAFTAYALEKGYNKEILEKSGLSIFPENTPAGVDRFRERVIFPIHSFSGRVLGFGARILKNNVKTAKYLNSPETEIYHKSNVLYGLNQSKQAISRKNACLLVEGYMDVISLHMSGIENVVASSGTSLTTEQIKLIKRLTENVTILFDGDNAGIKASFRSIDMLLTEGMNIRVLLFPDGDDPDSFARKHPQDYVEKYIENEAMDFIDFKAEILLKDIGNDPIKKAEAIRDIVKSVSFVQNALKREVYLKEVSNKFGLSEQSLFNELDVQKQITQNQTHHVQQQKEKAAAPKMEIVPPDKEKEDPFLYDVLFMENKLVEHMLAFGDIILKRRNEQGEDYQITVIEEILHHFEEEQYTFLVKGNEIIITQVREGIQKDELRSGNFFVSFMDEEITTKVVDALIPLDELENWASRNIYPPNYGDKVADQIQGDVLLHKYRYIDYLIKETDKELDLYRDTDEAKYYELIKKITLLKQASMRLSNIIEYSPIKGIYVDRKR; this is encoded by the coding sequence ATGATTTCCAAACAGACCATTGATAAAATATTCTCTACGATCCGCGTTGAAGAGATTGTGGGAGAGTACGTGCAGTTGAAAAGGGCAGGGTCTAACTATAAAGGACTCAGTCCGTTTCATGAAGAAAAGTCTCCAAGTTTTGTGGTTTCACCAAGCAAACAGATCTGGAAAGATTTCTCTACAGGCAAAGGGGGAACTGCGATCTCTTTTCTCATGGAAATCGAGAATTTTACTTATCCGGAGGCGCTTCGGCATGCTGCAAAAAAATACGGAATTGAAATTGAAGAAGATCAGCGTGAAATTTCTGAGGAGGCCAAAAATGCCCAGACTGAAAAAGATCTTTTATACAAGATCCACGAGGTAGCCAATACCTATTTTCAGGAGATTCTTTGGGATGATCATGAAGGCAGAAGCATAGGGCTTTCCTATTTCAAAGAAAGAGAACTGAAGGATGATATTATCAGAAAATTCCAGCTGGGATACTCTCCGGAAAAGAAAAATGCTTTTACGGCATATGCTCTGGAAAAAGGCTATAACAAAGAAATTCTTGAAAAATCCGGGCTTTCTATTTTTCCCGAAAATACACCGGCAGGAGTAGATCGTTTCAGAGAAAGGGTCATTTTCCCCATTCACAGCTTTTCGGGGAGGGTTTTAGGGTTTGGGGCAAGGATTCTCAAGAATAATGTTAAAACAGCAAAATACCTCAATTCACCGGAAACCGAGATTTATCATAAATCGAATGTTCTTTATGGATTAAACCAAAGCAAACAGGCGATTTCAAGAAAAAATGCCTGTCTTTTGGTGGAAGGGTATATGGATGTGATTTCACTTCATATGTCCGGGATCGAAAATGTGGTAGCCAGCTCAGGAACGTCTTTGACAACTGAGCAGATTAAACTGATTAAGAGGCTTACGGAGAACGTAACCATTCTTTTTGATGGTGATAATGCCGGTATCAAGGCCAGTTTCCGAAGTATTGATATGCTCCTTACAGAAGGAATGAACATCCGTGTACTGCTTTTCCCGGATGGAGATGACCCGGATTCCTTTGCCAGAAAACATCCGCAGGATTACGTTGAAAAGTACATCGAAAATGAGGCGATGGATTTCATCGATTTTAAAGCGGAAATCCTGTTAAAAGACATCGGAAACGATCCTATTAAAAAGGCGGAAGCCATAAGGGATATTGTAAAATCGGTTTCCTTTGTACAGAACGCGCTGAAAAGAGAAGTTTATCTGAAAGAGGTTTCCAATAAATTCGGACTTTCCGAGCAGAGTCTTTTCAATGAACTGGATGTTCAGAAACAGATCACACAGAACCAGACCCATCATGTTCAGCAGCAGAAGGAGAAAGCAGCCGCCCCGAAAATGGAGATTGTTCCTCCGGATAAAGAGAAAGAAGATCCTTTTCTTTATGACGTACTGTTCATGGAGAATAAACTTGTGGAGCACATGCTGGCATTTGGCGATATAATTCTGAAACGTAGAAATGAACAGGGTGAAGACTATCAGATTACAGTAATTGAAGAAATTCTTCATCATTTTGAAGAAGAACAATATACGTTTTTAGTTAAAGGTAATGAAATCATTATCACTCAGGTGAGGGAAGGAATTCAGAAAGATGAGCTCAGAAGCGGAAATTTTTTTGTATCTTTTATGGATGAAGAGATTACCACAAAGGTTGTGGATGCCTTGATTCCCTTGGATGAGCTTGAAAACTGGGCGTCCAGAAATATTTATCCTCCCAATTACGGAGATAAAGTGGCAGATCAGATCCAGGGAGATGTTTTATTGCACAAATACAGGTATATTGATTATTTAATCAAAGAAACAGATAAAGAACTGGACCTGTATCGGGATACTGATGAAGCAAAGTATTACGAGCTGATCAAAAAGATTACTTTACTGAAGCAGGCTTCAATGCGTCTGAGCAATATTATAGAATATTCACCTATCAAAGGCATTTATGTAGATCGTAAGAGATGA
- the clpP gene encoding ATP-dependent Clp endopeptidase proteolytic subunit ClpP has product MDIKKEFRDFSVKHLGNNGLVTDQYMGMYGPTNLTPYIMEERRLNVAQMDVFSRLMMDRIIFLGTGIDDQVANIVTAQLLFLESADPSKDIQIYINSPGGSVYAGLGIYDTMQIIKPDVATICTGMAASMGAVLLVAGEKGKRSALKHSRVMIHQPSGGAQGVASDMEINLREMLKLKQELYEIIGHHSGQTYEWVEKSSDRDYWMTSEEAKGYGMVDEVLQRSTEKK; this is encoded by the coding sequence ATGGACATTAAAAAAGAATTCAGAGATTTCTCTGTAAAACATTTAGGAAACAACGGTTTGGTTACCGATCAGTATATGGGTATGTATGGCCCAACGAATCTTACTCCGTACATCATGGAAGAAAGAAGATTAAACGTGGCTCAGATGGACGTTTTCTCCCGTCTGATGATGGACAGAATTATCTTCCTGGGAACAGGTATTGATGATCAGGTAGCAAACATCGTTACGGCACAGCTTTTATTCTTGGAAAGCGCAGATCCGTCAAAAGATATCCAGATCTATATCAACTCTCCTGGGGGGAGCGTATATGCGGGGTTAGGTATTTATGACACGATGCAGATCATCAAGCCGGATGTAGCAACGATCTGTACAGGGATGGCTGCTTCCATGGGAGCTGTATTATTGGTTGCCGGAGAAAAAGGAAAACGTTCTGCACTTAAGCATTCAAGAGTTATGATTCACCAGCCTTCAGGAGGTGCACAGGGGGTAGCTTCTGATATGGAGATCAACCTGAGAGAGATGCTTAAACTGAAGCAGGAGCTTTACGAAATCATTGGTCATCACTCAGGACAAACGTATGAGTGGGTAGAAAAATCTTCTGACAGAGATTACTGGATGACTTCTGAAGAAGCTAAAGGCTACGGAATGGTAGATGAGGTTTTACAAAGATCTACAGAGAAAAAATAA
- a CDS encoding tellurite resistance TerB family protein, producing MQKSNKSIAGYHLLMILSSVDGEFAPEEGMLVQQYLADEFPFRMNLDNELDTLALLQPEEWKDHFEFHARCFQDDSTEDERVKFVQFAKSLIKADNKVTEEEHTFYVLLKNLWGL from the coding sequence ATGCAAAAATCAAATAAATCAATCGCCGGTTATCACTTATTAATGATCCTTTCTTCTGTGGACGGAGAGTTTGCTCCTGAGGAAGGAATGCTGGTACAGCAATATCTGGCGGATGAATTTCCGTTCAGAATGAATCTTGACAACGAGCTGGATACTCTGGCTCTTTTGCAGCCTGAAGAATGGAAAGACCACTTTGAATTCCATGCAAGATGTTTCCAGGACGATTCTACAGAAGATGAACGTGTAAAGTTTGTTCAGTTTGCAAAATCACTGATCAAAGCTGATAATAAAGTCACTGAAGAAGAACACACATTCTACGTTCTGCTGAAAAACCTTTGGGGATTGTAG
- a CDS encoding transglycosylase domain-containing protein: MKYLKKILLFIIFVAFLFVLYVELGGRYILNTTDKRVITWYIRSSNKLPENFNSFYNTVYPKSLSQNSWSFLGNTIINPTSQKKECPCNQMVNTIFPRLEYQNKVSFDQFLIARYIEHSYSQKDCLNFNFRNFDFLENRKGIENVSKSLFNKEVKDLQPIEIAEILALYENPVKNNRYRNPERTKNRTKHFYNLYSKNLKK; this comes from the coding sequence ATGAAGTATTTAAAAAAAATCTTATTATTTATAATTTTTGTTGCCTTTCTATTTGTCTTATACGTAGAATTAGGTGGTAGATATATTTTAAATACAACTGATAAAAGAGTTATTACATGGTATATTAGATCTAGTAATAAACTTCCAGAAAATTTCAACAGCTTTTATAATACAGTCTATCCAAAATCTTTATCACAAAACTCCTGGTCTTTCTTAGGAAATACCATTATAAATCCAACTTCTCAAAAAAAAGAATGTCCTTGCAATCAGATGGTTAATACTATTTTTCCTAGATTAGAATATCAAAATAAAGTTTCCTTTGATCAATTTCTTATAGCAAGATATATTGAACATTCTTACAGCCAGAAAGATTGCCTGAATTTTAATTTCCGTAATTTTGACTTTTTAGAAAATAGAAAAGGGATTGAAAATGTTTCCAAATCATTATTTAATAAAGAAGTTAAAGATTTACAGCCAATAGAGATAGCTGAAATATTAGCTTTATATGAAAATCCAGTTAAAAACAATCGTTACAGAAATCCTGAAAGAACAAAAAACAGGACAAAACATTTTTACAACTTATATTCTAAAAATTTAAAGAAATAA
- the folP gene encoding dihydropteroate synthase → MGILNMTPDSFSDGGKFNNEKSALKHAEKLLKDGAEILDIGPQSTRPNAEFLTAEEEIKRLGNLISLIKKEFPEVLISLDTFYAETVQFGFNEGIDLINDISGGQYDPKMFDTAAETKLPYILMHVNPSYQTMHDKIKFEDITLEVNRYFSEKTKELLEKGVKDIILDPGFGFGKTVDDQMKMINEVEYLGFGKFPLLIGISRKSFIYKPLGKSPLDINEETQKLHWEVLEQGAKILRVHDAAAAKETVTRFLRKK, encoded by the coding sequence ATGGGAATCCTCAATATGACACCAGATTCATTCTCTGATGGCGGGAAATTCAATAATGAAAAATCTGCACTGAAACATGCAGAAAAATTACTGAAGGACGGAGCAGAAATATTGGATATCGGTCCCCAATCTACACGTCCCAATGCAGAATTTTTGACCGCTGAAGAAGAAATAAAAAGACTTGGAAATCTCATTTCTCTGATCAAAAAAGAATTTCCGGAAGTGCTGATTTCCCTTGATACTTTTTATGCAGAAACAGTACAATTCGGATTCAATGAAGGGATAGATCTGATTAATGATATTTCAGGAGGTCAGTATGATCCCAAAATGTTTGATACGGCTGCGGAAACAAAGCTTCCTTACATTTTAATGCATGTGAATCCTTCCTATCAAACCATGCATGATAAAATAAAATTCGAAGATATTACGCTGGAAGTGAACCGGTATTTTTCTGAAAAAACGAAAGAACTTTTAGAAAAAGGAGTGAAAGATATCATTCTTGATCCCGGCTTTGGTTTCGGAAAAACAGTTGATGACCAGATGAAAATGATCAACGAAGTTGAATACCTTGGATTCGGAAAATTTCCACTTTTGATAGGGATTTCCAGGAAGTCATTTATTTACAAACCACTTGGCAAATCACCGCTGGACATCAATGAAGAAACACAGAAGCTTCACTGGGAAGTATTGGAGCAGGGCGCAAAGATTTTAAGGGTACATGATGCAGCTGCCGCAAAGGAAACTGTAACCCGGTTTTTACGAAAAAAATAA